The following nucleotide sequence is from candidate division WOR-3 bacterium.
CCCTCGCAATGACAACTCTTTTTCTGTCATTGCAAGCGTAAGCGAAGCAATCTCATGATAATAGAACCCACGCGATGGCAAGCATAGTGATTCCGCGCAATGAGGGGGAAGCTCCTCGCAATGACAACTCTTTTTCTGTCATTGCGAGCGTAAGCGAAGCAATCTCATGATAATAGAACCCACGCGATGGCAAGCATAGTGATTCCGCGCAATGAGGGGGAAGCTCCTCGCAATGACCGACTCTTTCTGTCATTGCGAGCGTAAGCGAAGCAATCTCATATATCATCGTATAAGTCCTTCCATTTTGGATTCATGCTATTAATCAAATCTATTTTCTTTTTTCTCGATCCACCCTTAATTCTCTTTTCTCTTGTGATTGCGTTGTATGCATTATCAAATGTTTCATAGTATACTAGTTTATTAGTGCTATACTTTTTTGTAAAACCAGATGTCAGTCTTTCCTTGTGCTCATAGACTCTCTTCTTTAAATCGCTGGTGATACCCGTGTATAGGACGGTGTTATGTTCGTTGGTCATTATGTAAATGTTGTATTGTTTATTCATTTATAATTCAAGAGAGATTGCTTCGGGGCTGCTCCCCTCGCAATGACGGGGAGAAGAGAGATTGCTTCGGGGCTGCTCCCCTCGCAATGACGGGGAGAAGAGGGATTGCTTCGGGGCTGCGCCTTTCGCAATGACGGGGAGAAGAGGGATTGCTTCGGGGCTGCGCCCCTCGCAATGACAACTCTTTTTCTGTCATTGCAAGCGTAAGCGAAGCAATCTCATGATAATAGAACCCACGCGATGGCAAGCATAGTGATTCCGCGCAATGAGGGGGAAGCTCCTCGCAATGACAATGGGAGAAATGGGGTTGTTGTTCCTCTTTGTTTATTACGAGGAGCGAATTTTTCATAATTTTCTTATAACGCCGATAACTTTACCGATTACTTCGAATGCCTCTCTAATAATTGGGTAGGTATCGTTCTCTGGCTTCAAGACGAGTTCTTTACCGATTCTTCGCAGCCTTTTAATTGTTGTTTCGTCTCCTACATTTGCGACGATGATTTCATTATCTAAAGCATTTCTTGTTGGTTTAACAACAACCATATCACCATCATAGATATGGGCATTTATCATGCTATCGCCCTTTACCTTGAGCAGAAAACAATCACGCCACTGTGATATAGTGAAGGATCCTTCTAATTCTTCGAAAGCAAGTTCTGGTAACCCAGCAGTAACCCTGCCGACAATGGGTATTGATTTTGGCTTGATGCGTATGCCCCTGGCTTGCCCGGAAACCCGTTCAATAAGGCCTTCACTTGCCAGATTATCCAGATGCACCTTTACTGCCTTGGTGCTCTTGAGATGTATTTTTTTGGCGATCTCGCGGATCGACGGTGGATATCCATAGTCATCCACAAAATCCTGGATCGCCTTGAGAATTTTATTTCTTGTTTTCATGAC
It contains:
- a CDS encoding GIY-YIG nuclease family protein, whose translation is MNKQYNIYIMTNEHNTVLYTGITSDLKKRVYEHKERLTSGFTKKYSTNKLVYYETFDNAYNAITREKRIKGGSRKKKIDLINSMNPKWKDLYDDI
- the lexA gene encoding transcriptional repressor LexA, translated to MKTRNKILKAIQDFVDDYGYPPSIREIAKKIHLKSTKAVKVHLDNLASEGLIERVSGQARGIRIKPKSIPIVGRVTAGLPELAFEELEGSFTISQWRDCFLLKVKGDSMINAHIYDGDMVVVKPTRNALDNEIIVANVGDETTIKRLRRIGKELVLKPENDTYPIIREAFEVIGKVIGVIRKL